A portion of the Bubalus kerabau isolate K-KA32 ecotype Philippines breed swamp buffalo chromosome 1, PCC_UOA_SB_1v2, whole genome shotgun sequence genome contains these proteins:
- the TBATA gene encoding protein TBATA isoform X1: protein MATEVRAQLAEHSLPSPKGEPNLEKKSGCQPRRHGDSGPQKEPMIPGIVDFKLIREAVRTSKPQTPSAYRFGRLSHHSFFSRHHPQPQHVTHIQDLTGKPVCVIRDELSLATSPQATLLSRYLIRMPTISVPVGDPQSNRDPRLYSEAWKKELKDLASRVAIFTKESELKSKEVGQKEEPQREQGAKYSAETGRLIPASTQAMARRHSHQGRNQPASRDGGDQTFVLQDQELLILELLSQILQTDSLNAIQFWLLYAPAKEKDMALGLLQTAVAQLLPQPLVPIPAEKLLNQLLEVQDSLQERHQLPYSQSPKKMKTPPLPKSEKPENIGKAQVLRVHSSQNPEEKAAKAEG, encoded by the exons ATGGCTACAGAAGTGAGGGCCCAATTGGCAGAGCATTCACTGCCGAG TCCAAAAGGTGAACCGAATCTGGAAAAGAAGTCGGGGTGCCAGCCAAGGAGGCATGGGGACAGCGGGCCACAGAAAGAACCGATGATCCCAGGGATCGTGGATTTCAAGCTGATCCGAGAGGCAGTGAGGACATCCAAGCCCCAAACCCCGAGTGCCTACCGCTTTGGTCGCCTCAGCCACCACTCCTTCTTCTCCAggcaccacccccagccccagcacgTGACCCACATCCAAG ATCTCACCGGGAAGCCTGTCTGCGTCATCAGGGATGAGCTCTCTCTGGCCACCTCTCCTCAAGCCACACTCTTATCCCGCTACCTGATCAGGATGCCCACCATCTCGGTGCCTGTTGGAGACCCGCAGTCCAATCGGGACCCCCGGCTTTATTCTG AGGCCTGGAAGAAGGAGCTGAAGGACCTGGCTTCCCGGGTGGCCATCTTCACCAAAGAGAGTGAGCTGAAGAGCAAGGAGGTGGGT CAGAAGGAGGAGCCTCAGCGGGAACAGGGGGCAAAGTACTCAGCAGAGACTGGCAGGCTCATCCCTGCTTCTACCCAAGCCATGGCCCGCCGCCACTCCCACCAGGGCCGAAACCAGCCTGCAAGCAGAGATGGAGGAGACCAGACCTTTGTCCTACAGGATCAGGAGCTGCTG ATCCTGGAACTGCTTTCGCAAATTCTGCAGACAGACTCCTTGAATGCTATCCAGTTCTGGCTACTCTACGCGCCCGCCAAGG AGAAAGACATGGCACTGGGGCTCCTGCAGACCGCAGTGGCTCagctccttccccagcccctagTGCCCATCCCAGCCGAAAAACTCCTGAACCAGCTCCTGGAAGTTCAAGACTCACTTCAAGAGAGGCACCAGCTACCCTACAG CCAATCCCCGAAGAAGATGAAGACACCACCTCTACCAAAAAGCGAAAAACCAG agaACATTGGAAAAGCTCAAGTTCTTCGAGTGCACTCCAGCCAGAACCCAGAAGAGAAGGCGGCAAAGGCAGAGGGCTGA
- the TBATA gene encoding protein TBATA isoform X3, producing the protein MATEVRAQLAEHSLPSPKGEPNLEKKSGCQPRRHGDSGPQKEPMIPGIVDFKLIREAVRTSKPQTPSAYRFGRLSHHSFFSRHHPQPQHVTHIQDLTGKPVCVIRDELSLATSPQATLLSRYLIRMPTISVPVGDPQSNRDPRLYSEAWKKELKDLASRVAIFTKESELKSKEGQEQKEEPQREQGAKYSAETGRLIPASTQAMARRHSHQGRNQPASRDGGDQTFVLQDQELLILELLSQILQTDSLNAIQFWLLYAPAKEKDMALGLLQTAVAQLLPQPLVPIPAEKLLNQLLEVQDSLQERHQLPYSQSPKKMKTPPLPKSEKPENIGKAQVLRVHSSQNPEEKAAKAEG; encoded by the exons ATGGCTACAGAAGTGAGGGCCCAATTGGCAGAGCATTCACTGCCGAG TCCAAAAGGTGAACCGAATCTGGAAAAGAAGTCGGGGTGCCAGCCAAGGAGGCATGGGGACAGCGGGCCACAGAAAGAACCGATGATCCCAGGGATCGTGGATTTCAAGCTGATCCGAGAGGCAGTGAGGACATCCAAGCCCCAAACCCCGAGTGCCTACCGCTTTGGTCGCCTCAGCCACCACTCCTTCTTCTCCAggcaccacccccagccccagcacgTGACCCACATCCAAG ATCTCACCGGGAAGCCTGTCTGCGTCATCAGGGATGAGCTCTCTCTGGCCACCTCTCCTCAAGCCACACTCTTATCCCGCTACCTGATCAGGATGCCCACCATCTCGGTGCCTGTTGGAGACCCGCAGTCCAATCGGGACCCCCGGCTTTATTCTG AGGCCTGGAAGAAGGAGCTGAAGGACCTGGCTTCCCGGGTGGCCATCTTCACCAAAGAGAGTGAGCTGAAGAGCAAGGAG GGGCAGGAG CAGAAGGAGGAGCCTCAGCGGGAACAGGGGGCAAAGTACTCAGCAGAGACTGGCAGGCTCATCCCTGCTTCTACCCAAGCCATGGCCCGCCGCCACTCCCACCAGGGCCGAAACCAGCCTGCAAGCAGAGATGGAGGAGACCAGACCTTTGTCCTACAGGATCAGGAGCTGCTG ATCCTGGAACTGCTTTCGCAAATTCTGCAGACAGACTCCTTGAATGCTATCCAGTTCTGGCTACTCTACGCGCCCGCCAAGG AGAAAGACATGGCACTGGGGCTCCTGCAGACCGCAGTGGCTCagctccttccccagcccctagTGCCCATCCCAGCCGAAAAACTCCTGAACCAGCTCCTGGAAGTTCAAGACTCACTTCAAGAGAGGCACCAGCTACCCTACAG CCAATCCCCGAAGAAGATGAAGACACCACCTCTACCAAAAAGCGAAAAACCAG agaACATTGGAAAAGCTCAAGTTCTTCGAGTGCACTCCAGCCAGAACCCAGAAGAGAAGGCGGCAAAGGCAGAGGGCTGA
- the TBATA gene encoding protein TBATA isoform X2 codes for MATEVRAQLAEHSLPSPKGEPNLEKKSGCQPRRHGDSGPQKEPMIPGIVDFKLIREAVRTSKPQTPSAYRFGRLSHHSFFSRHHPQPQHVTHIQDLTGKPVCVIRDELSLATSPQATLLSRYLIRMPTISVPVGDPQSNRDPRLYSEAWKKELKDLASRVAIFTKESELKSKEKEEPQREQGAKYSAETGRLIPASTQAMARRHSHQGRNQPASRDGGDQTFVLQDQELLILELLSQILQTDSLNAIQFWLLYAPAKEKDMALGLLQTAVAQLLPQPLVPIPAEKLLNQLLEVQDSLQERHQLPYSQSPKKMKTPPLPKSEKPENIGKAQVLRVHSSQNPEEKAAKAEG; via the exons ATGGCTACAGAAGTGAGGGCCCAATTGGCAGAGCATTCACTGCCGAG TCCAAAAGGTGAACCGAATCTGGAAAAGAAGTCGGGGTGCCAGCCAAGGAGGCATGGGGACAGCGGGCCACAGAAAGAACCGATGATCCCAGGGATCGTGGATTTCAAGCTGATCCGAGAGGCAGTGAGGACATCCAAGCCCCAAACCCCGAGTGCCTACCGCTTTGGTCGCCTCAGCCACCACTCCTTCTTCTCCAggcaccacccccagccccagcacgTGACCCACATCCAAG ATCTCACCGGGAAGCCTGTCTGCGTCATCAGGGATGAGCTCTCTCTGGCCACCTCTCCTCAAGCCACACTCTTATCCCGCTACCTGATCAGGATGCCCACCATCTCGGTGCCTGTTGGAGACCCGCAGTCCAATCGGGACCCCCGGCTTTATTCTG AGGCCTGGAAGAAGGAGCTGAAGGACCTGGCTTCCCGGGTGGCCATCTTCACCAAAGAGAGTGAGCTGAAGAGCAAGGAG AAGGAGGAGCCTCAGCGGGAACAGGGGGCAAAGTACTCAGCAGAGACTGGCAGGCTCATCCCTGCTTCTACCCAAGCCATGGCCCGCCGCCACTCCCACCAGGGCCGAAACCAGCCTGCAAGCAGAGATGGAGGAGACCAGACCTTTGTCCTACAGGATCAGGAGCTGCTG ATCCTGGAACTGCTTTCGCAAATTCTGCAGACAGACTCCTTGAATGCTATCCAGTTCTGGCTACTCTACGCGCCCGCCAAGG AGAAAGACATGGCACTGGGGCTCCTGCAGACCGCAGTGGCTCagctccttccccagcccctagTGCCCATCCCAGCCGAAAAACTCCTGAACCAGCTCCTGGAAGTTCAAGACTCACTTCAAGAGAGGCACCAGCTACCCTACAG CCAATCCCCGAAGAAGATGAAGACACCACCTCTACCAAAAAGCGAAAAACCAG agaACATTGGAAAAGCTCAAGTTCTTCGAGTGCACTCCAGCCAGAACCCAGAAGAGAAGGCGGCAAAGGCAGAGGGCTGA